One genomic region from Sulfurimonas sp. encodes:
- the smpB gene encoding SsrA-binding protein SmpB, translating to MGETVAKNKKAYFDYFLEEKFEAGLVLQGSEVKGIRANRVNLKDSFIRFVQGEAFLFNAHIGRLETTHHYYTHEERGSRKLLLHKKQLQKMKTAVEKDGYTIVPLQLYFNARNLVKIQIAIAKGKQLHDKRQDLKAKDMKRDIARAMKDY from the coding sequence ATGGGTGAAACAGTAGCAAAAAATAAAAAAGCCTACTTTGACTACTTTTTAGAAGAAAAATTTGAAGCTGGTTTAGTACTTCAAGGAAGTGAAGTAAAAGGTATTCGAGCAAATAGAGTAAATCTCAAAGATAGTTTTATTCGTTTTGTTCAAGGTGAAGCATTTTTATTTAATGCTCATATTGGAAGACTTGAAACTACACATCATTACTATACTCATGAAGAAAGAGGTAGCAGGAAACTGCTTTTACATAAAAAACAGCTACAAAAGATGAAAACTGCAGTTGAAAAAGATGGTTACACCATAGTTCCTCTTCAGTTATACTTTAATGCGAGAAATCTTGTGAAAATCCAAATTGCCATCGCAAAAGGCAAACAGCTTCACGACAAAAGACAAGACTTAAAAGCTAAAGATATGAAACGGGATATAGCTAGGGCGATGAAGGATTACTAA